Proteins encoded together in one Maricaulis maris window:
- a CDS encoding cob(I)yrinic acid a,c-diamide adenosyltransferase — MVRLTKIYTRTGDAGSTRLGDMSEAAKHDPRVDAYGDVDEANSSIGLARAALRSADPMDASLTRIQNDLFDVGADLCVPESDTPPDWEPLRVTENQVSWLEGEIDRLNEKLEPLNSFILPGGSEAAARLHVARTVCRRAERKVSVLMASGARLNPAVLKYLNRLSDLLFVMARTANDEGRADVLWIPGKDR; from the coding sequence ATGGTCCGTTTGACAAAAATCTACACCCGCACCGGCGATGCCGGATCGACCCGTCTGGGCGATATGTCCGAAGCAGCGAAACACGATCCCCGGGTCGACGCCTACGGGGATGTTGACGAGGCCAATTCCTCTATCGGCCTGGCCCGCGCAGCGTTGCGGTCGGCAGACCCGATGGATGCCAGCCTGACCCGCATCCAGAACGACCTGTTCGATGTCGGGGCTGATCTCTGTGTCCCCGAAAGCGACACGCCGCCGGACTGGGAGCCGCTGCGTGTGACGGAAAACCAGGTCAGCTGGCTGGAAGGCGAGATCGACCGGCTCAACGAGAAACTGGAGCCCCTCAACTCCTTCATCCTGCCGGGAGGCAGCGAAGCCGCGGCCCGCCTGCACGTCGCCCGCACGGTGTGTCGCCGCGCCGAACGCAAGGTGTCAGTGCTGATGGCGAGCGGAGCAAGGCTCAACCCGGCGGTCCTGAAATATCTCAATCGCCTGTCCGATCTGCTCTTCGTGATGGCCCGGACGGCGAATGATGAAGGGCGCGCGGATGTGCTCTGGATTCCGGGAAAGGACCGCTGA
- a CDS encoding phytase, producing MKNVLGFVAGASVLAACSHGLPPVAIEAAVETASVAGTGDAADDPAVWLAANPADSLIFGTDKDNGIYVYTMTGAEHAYLPEGRLNNVDVRYGFDVGDRLVDIAAASDRSNGGMAFFFIEPDTRAVSYVGALPVAGVVEPYGFCLYRSPVDDALYAFLSDKEPGTFVQYALDWDGVMVTADEVRRVTLGTISEGCVADDRTGRLYMNEENVGVWTMGAEPGDPIEPRQIAATDGREITADAEGAALLPRGESGGWLVVSSQGDNTYAVYDLETDAFVTRLQIVDAAIDGVTHTDGIDISAADLGPAFPDGALVVQDDENDTGGQNFKFVDLRAVIAAIETAAATD from the coding sequence ATGAAAAACGTGTTGGGATTTGTCGCGGGCGCCAGCGTCCTGGCCGCTTGCAGCCACGGCTTGCCGCCGGTTGCGATCGAGGCTGCGGTCGAAACCGCCAGCGTGGCGGGTACCGGCGATGCCGCCGATGATCCGGCCGTCTGGCTCGCTGCCAATCCGGCCGACAGTCTCATTTTCGGGACGGACAAGGATAATGGCATCTACGTCTACACGATGACCGGCGCCGAGCATGCCTATCTGCCCGAGGGACGACTCAACAATGTTGATGTGCGTTACGGGTTCGACGTCGGTGATCGGTTGGTCGACATCGCTGCGGCGTCGGATCGCTCCAATGGCGGCATGGCCTTCTTCTTCATCGAACCTGACACGCGCGCCGTCAGCTATGTCGGCGCGCTTCCCGTCGCTGGTGTGGTCGAGCCCTACGGCTTCTGCCTCTACCGCTCGCCCGTCGACGACGCCCTCTACGCTTTCCTGTCCGACAAGGAGCCGGGCACTTTCGTCCAGTATGCGCTGGACTGGGATGGCGTGATGGTCACGGCAGATGAGGTCCGCCGCGTCACGCTGGGGACGATCTCGGAAGGCTGCGTCGCGGATGATCGCACCGGCCGCCTTTATATGAATGAGGAGAATGTCGGCGTCTGGACCATGGGGGCCGAGCCGGGGGATCCGATTGAACCCCGTCAGATTGCCGCCACGGATGGTCGCGAGATCACGGCCGATGCCGAAGGCGCCGCGCTGCTGCCGCGTGGCGAGAGCGGTGGCTGGCTGGTTGTTTCCAGCCAGGGCGACAACACCTATGCCGTCTATGACCTGGAGACCGACGCCTTCGTTACCCGCCTGCAGATCGTCGATGCGGCAATCGATGGCGTCACCCATACCGACGGGATCGATATCTCTGCCGCCGATCTCGGCCCGGCCTTCCCGGACGGTGCGCTGGTGGTGCAGGACGATGAGAACGACACCGGTGGCCAGAACTTCAAGTTCGTTGACCTGCGCGCGGTGATCGCGGCGATTGAGACAGCCGCCGCCACCGACTAG
- a CDS encoding amidohydrolase family protein: protein MLRFFIALGLLLVLGTGSLIVRAHHLPAAMRPDGGAPQSYLIANATLLDPAADRLQPNGHVLVLDGRISQVGTGALPEVPGEIVQIDAGGRVLLPGLIDVHVHIFDETDLAAGLSRGVTTVRNMGGMPFHLPLARRIERGEIFGPRLLTTGPILNETGGRNGNALHEFVQGEAEARARVRRQYAAGFRHLKLYSNLSRESFAAIRAEAAGLGMTMSGHPVEGTDRDPVDFAISLEAGLRTLEHTESIVWHALNDEMDRDRVSQLARQIAASGTMVDPTLIVHENLARIVETRGAHITRPDMVSYNPVIAGFEQESFDFWTRYPHDDRTRMQAFYIAVTGEMHRAGVQLTVGTDSGVMATPFGVSTVREMELLVDAGLTSLEAIRAATLNGAEALGMSGQIGCLATGCAADLLLVADDPTEDVASLHDLDAVMRDGRWLDGEALAALGVAGHHPSSLRTWWRLLRHSLAIR, encoded by the coding sequence ATGCTTCGATTTTTCATCGCCCTCGGGCTGCTTCTTGTCTTGGGAACGGGAAGCCTCATCGTCCGCGCTCATCATCTGCCCGCGGCCATGCGCCCAGATGGCGGCGCGCCACAAAGCTATCTCATCGCCAATGCAACGCTGCTCGACCCGGCGGCCGACCGTCTTCAGCCCAACGGTCATGTCCTCGTTCTGGATGGCAGGATATCGCAGGTCGGTACCGGTGCCTTGCCTGAGGTGCCCGGCGAAATCGTACAGATTGATGCCGGTGGCCGTGTCCTGCTGCCAGGCCTGATCGATGTCCATGTCCACATCTTCGACGAGACCGATCTGGCAGCCGGTCTCTCGCGGGGCGTCACGACGGTCCGGAACATGGGCGGCATGCCCTTCCACCTGCCGCTCGCCCGGCGCATCGAGCGCGGCGAGATATTCGGCCCGCGCCTTTTGACGACCGGACCCATTCTCAATGAGACGGGCGGACGCAATGGCAATGCCCTGCATGAATTCGTCCAGGGTGAAGCCGAGGCGCGCGCTCGCGTGCGACGCCAGTATGCAGCCGGCTTTCGCCACCTCAAACTCTATTCGAACCTGTCGCGGGAAAGCTTCGCCGCGATCCGCGCGGAAGCCGCCGGTCTGGGCATGACAATGAGTGGACATCCGGTCGAGGGCACCGACAGGGACCCGGTGGACTTCGCGATCTCGCTTGAGGCCGGACTTCGCACCCTTGAGCACACCGAGTCGATCGTCTGGCACGCCCTGAATGACGAGATGGACCGGGACCGTGTCAGCCAGCTGGCTCGCCAGATCGCGGCCTCAGGCACGATGGTGGACCCGACCCTGATCGTTCACGAAAACCTCGCCCGGATCGTGGAGACGCGGGGCGCTCACATCACGCGGCCCGACATGGTCAGCTACAACCCGGTGATTGCCGGGTTCGAGCAGGAAAGTTTCGATTTCTGGACCCGTTATCCGCACGATGACCGGACCCGGATGCAGGCCTTTTACATAGCGGTGACCGGTGAGATGCACCGGGCCGGCGTCCAACTGACCGTGGGAACCGATTCAGGCGTCATGGCGACCCCGTTTGGCGTCTCGACCGTCCGTGAAATGGAACTTCTGGTCGATGCCGGGCTGACCTCGCTCGAGGCGATCCGCGCGGCCACGCTGAACGGTGCCGAAGCCTTGGGGATGAGCGGGCAGATCGGCTGCCTGGCGACGGGATGTGCGGCGGACTTGTTGCTGGTTGCCGATGATCCGACTGAGGATGTTGCCAGCCTGCATGATTTGGACGCTGTGATGCGGGACGGACGCTGGCTCGATGGCGAGGCGCTGGCGGCGCTCGGCGTAGCCGGACACCACCCCTCATCACTGCGGACCTGGTGGCGATTGCTTCGGCACAGCCTGGCAATCCGCTGA
- a CDS encoding helix-turn-helix domain-containing protein — protein sequence MTLFAVNLLQFALIAVAGLGVALTVTRPRLRAVSALLAMSAVWMVFNFLEETSGFRDVWLVTPAFRLAYPPLVYLVVRGVMIAGPALRWRDWPHALPFLAALALTPQIGLVEHAARISLFVYSAAALLLVRRFHQTTRDMRSDARTIQLNWMIAMIIVYIIDGVFDMVRMDALWLHPYWPWLGSPSAYVFQIAVSLVFVSILVVLAVRHARLFAGLEAGALAGRPGGPASRQGTDEAVGKTGAPIRDFQRVEAAVRDDALYTEPRLTRLEVATASGLSERAVTRAIKVATGRNFNDYINSLRIEDVCAMMRDDTRSGARRRVIDLAFTAGFSSKSVFNAVFKRETGQTPSAFTETIGGEVQGARSGPGPR from the coding sequence ATGACCCTGTTTGCCGTCAATCTCCTGCAGTTCGCCCTGATCGCGGTCGCCGGCCTGGGTGTCGCGCTGACGGTAACCCGGCCGCGTCTGCGGGCCGTATCGGCTCTGCTGGCAATGTCTGCCGTCTGGATGGTGTTCAACTTCCTCGAGGAGACGTCGGGCTTTCGCGATGTATGGCTGGTGACGCCGGCCTTCCGCCTGGCCTATCCTCCGCTGGTCTATCTCGTGGTGCGCGGCGTGATGATTGCGGGCCCGGCCTTGCGCTGGCGGGACTGGCCGCACGCGCTGCCTTTCCTGGCGGCGCTGGCGCTAACGCCGCAGATCGGTCTTGTCGAGCACGCCGCACGGATCAGCCTGTTCGTCTATTCTGCCGCTGCCCTGCTGCTTGTCCGTCGCTTTCACCAGACGACCCGCGACATGCGGTCGGACGCCCGGACCATCCAGCTGAACTGGATGATCGCGATGATCATCGTCTACATCATCGACGGCGTTTTCGATATGGTGCGCATGGATGCGCTCTGGCTCCATCCGTACTGGCCCTGGCTGGGCAGCCCGTCCGCCTATGTCTTCCAGATCGCGGTGTCGCTGGTCTTTGTCAGCATCCTTGTGGTGCTTGCCGTGCGCCACGCCCGCCTGTTTGCCGGCCTTGAGGCCGGCGCGCTGGCCGGCCGGCCGGGAGGTCCGGCATCGAGGCAGGGCACTGATGAAGCGGTCGGGAAAACCGGAGCCCCGATCCGGGATTTTCAGCGCGTCGAGGCGGCTGTTCGCGATGACGCCCTGTATACGGAGCCACGCCTGACCCGGCTCGAAGTCGCGACGGCATCGGGTCTGTCGGAGCGTGCAGTTACCCGGGCCATAAAGGTGGCCACCGGTCGCAATTTCAACGATTACATCAATTCGCTCCGGATCGAGGATGTCTGCGCGATGATGCGCGATGACACCCGGTCCGGCGCTCGCAGGCGGGTCATCGACCTCGCCTTCACCGCGGGCTTCAGCTCGAAATCCGTCTTCAATGCCGTGTTCAAGCGCGAGACCGGGCAGACCCCGTCTGCCTTCACGGAGACGATTGGCGGTGAGGTTCAGGGTGCCAGATCCGGGCCTGGACCGCGCTGA
- a CDS encoding twin transmembrane helix small protein yields MENILTGLLYIAMLAVVITLGFGIFNMYKSDDKSRSRSNKLMRLRVVLQFAAVLIIIAIFLIKENFGG; encoded by the coding sequence ATGGAAAACATCCTCACAGGCCTGCTCTACATTGCCATGCTGGCCGTAGTCATCACGCTCGGCTTCGGCATTTTCAACATGTACAAGTCCGACGACAAGTCGCGCTCACGCTCCAACAAGCTGATGCGCCTGCGTGTCGTGCTGCAGTTTGCCGCCGTGCTGATCATCATCGCCATCTTCCTGATCAAGGAAAACTTTGGCGGCTGA
- a CDS encoding YceI family protein: MTRLLLAASAAALFAGTVHAEPQSFEFDKSHTIIQASWDHQGYSTMSLQFTDYDGTVDLDLETPSNSTIDITFNLIDGFWVGANQDRFIGHLNSADFFETEANPTARFVATGFETEDGETGTMTGDLTMNGLTGPVSLNVTLNQTGETRDGATKLGFTATGALMRSEWDMGYAVPYVSDQIELFISTELVAAAD; encoded by the coding sequence ATGACCCGCCTCCTTCTCGCCGCCTCCGCGGCCGCCCTTTTTGCCGGCACGGTTCACGCCGAGCCGCAGAGCTTCGAATTCGACAAGTCCCACACGATCATCCAGGCCAGCTGGGATCACCAGGGCTATTCGACGATGTCGCTCCAGTTCACGGACTATGACGGCACCGTGGATCTCGACCTCGAAACCCCGTCGAACTCGACCATCGACATCACCTTCAACCTGATCGACGGCTTCTGGGTCGGCGCCAACCAGGACCGCTTCATCGGCCACCTCAACTCGGCTGACTTTTTCGAGACCGAAGCCAACCCGACTGCCCGTTTCGTCGCGACCGGCTTTGAGACCGAAGACGGCGAGACCGGCACGATGACCGGCGACCTGACGATGAACGGCCTGACCGGTCCGGTCAGCCTCAATGTCACGCTGAACCAGACCGGTGAGACCCGCGATGGTGCCACCAAGCTCGGCTTCACGGCGACCGGCGCGCTGATGCGCTCGGAGTGGGACATGGGTTATGCCGTGCCTTACGTCTCCGATCAGATCGAGCTCTTTATCTCGACCGAGCTGGTCGCGGCCGCGGACTAA
- a CDS encoding Rieske 2Fe-2S domain-containing protein codes for MFVKDLWYFGALSSELKPGQHLHRELLGQPILFGRDHDGKAYALKDICPHRGILLSGGEAQNHDGETQVECPYHGWRFRTDGSCAAIPSLTADQAEAMDLTKIRVLRFPVHEDQGLIWIWYADEAQADEAPTIDPPKLDIPEGQQPKLVVRDVFNCHVDHAVIGLMDPAHIPYIHRQWWWRSAKSVHEKTKKFGPVERGFSMLPHVPSKNSYLYSLMGEPQTEIRFQLPGLRTEYVKAGGKHFTGFTAVTPTNATSTAITIVVYWDHWLPSIVPNPLIRMGIETFVGQDRDAVNAQQVGLAYDPKLMLIHDSDVQAKWYFALKRAWDTHRETGEPFKNPVRAAELRWRS; via the coding sequence ATGTTTGTCAAAGACCTGTGGTATTTCGGCGCCCTGTCGAGCGAGCTCAAACCGGGCCAGCACCTCCACCGCGAGCTGCTCGGCCAGCCGATCCTGTTCGGCCGCGACCATGACGGCAAGGCGTACGCCCTCAAGGACATCTGCCCGCACCGCGGCATCCTCCTGTCTGGCGGGGAAGCGCAGAACCATGACGGTGAAACCCAGGTCGAATGCCCCTATCATGGCTGGCGCTTCCGTACCGACGGATCGTGCGCCGCCATCCCCTCGCTGACCGCCGACCAGGCCGAGGCGATGGACCTCACAAAGATCCGGGTCCTCCGCTTCCCGGTGCATGAGGACCAGGGTCTGATCTGGATCTGGTATGCTGATGAGGCCCAGGCCGATGAAGCCCCGACGATCGATCCGCCCAAGCTGGACATTCCCGAGGGACAACAGCCGAAACTGGTCGTTCGCGACGTCTTCAACTGCCATGTCGACCATGCCGTGATCGGCCTGATGGATCCGGCCCACATCCCCTATATCCACCGCCAATGGTGGTGGCGCTCGGCCAAGTCGGTGCACGAGAAGACCAAGAAGTTCGGACCCGTAGAGCGCGGTTTCTCGATGCTGCCGCACGTGCCGTCAAAGAATTCCTATCTCTATTCCTTGATGGGCGAGCCGCAGACCGAAATCCGCTTCCAGCTCCCGGGGCTGCGCACCGAATACGTCAAGGCCGGCGGCAAGCACTTCACCGGCTTCACCGCCGTCACACCGACCAATGCGACATCAACCGCGATCACGATCGTCGTCTACTGGGACCACTGGCTGCCGTCGATCGTGCCCAATCCGCTGATCCGGATGGGCATCGAGACCTTTGTCGGCCAGGACCGCGACGCGGTGAACGCCCAGCAGGTCGGCCTTGCCTATGATCCCAAGCTGATGCTGATCCATGACAGCGACGTTCAGGCGAAATGGTATTTCGCCCTCAAGCGCGCCTGGGATACGCATCGCGAGACCGGCGAACCCTTCAAGAACCCCGTACGCGCAGCTGAACTGCGCTGGAGAAGCTGA
- a CDS encoding electron transfer flavoprotein subunit alpha/FixB family protein — translation MAVLVIAEHDNATLSDATRAVVTAAKALGGDIHVLVAGSGAQAVADAAAKIDGVAKVLHAESDVLAKPTAEAMDALVTPLMADYDALLAAATTGGKNFMPRVAAKLDVMQISEISSVESADTFIRPVYAGNAMMTVKSSDAKKVITVRPTSFEKAGDGGSASIEDIAAGSGPFKSEFVSEELSKSDRPELTAAKIVISGGRGMQSGDNFHLLDSIADKLGAAVGASRAAVDAGYVPNDYQVGQTGKVVAPELYIAVGISGAIQHLAGMKDSKVIVAINKDEEAPIFQVADYGLVADLFNALPELDAALG, via the coding sequence ATGGCTGTTCTCGTTATTGCCGAACATGACAATGCCACCCTCAGCGACGCCACCCGCGCCGTTGTGACCGCAGCCAAGGCCCTGGGCGGCGACATCCACGTCCTCGTCGCCGGCTCCGGCGCGCAGGCGGTCGCCGATGCGGCTGCCAAGATCGACGGTGTCGCCAAGGTGCTGCACGCGGAGAGCGACGTCCTCGCCAAGCCGACGGCCGAAGCCATGGACGCGCTCGTCACCCCGCTGATGGCCGATTATGACGCACTGCTCGCGGCCGCGACCACCGGCGGCAAGAATTTCATGCCGCGCGTCGCTGCCAAGCTTGATGTCATGCAAATCTCCGAGATTTCCTCGGTTGAGTCCGCCGACACCTTCATTCGCCCGGTCTATGCCGGCAATGCGATGATGACGGTGAAGTCCTCGGACGCGAAGAAAGTCATCACGGTTCGCCCGACATCCTTCGAGAAGGCCGGCGATGGCGGCTCGGCCAGCATCGAGGACATCGCTGCCGGCTCCGGTCCGTTCAAGTCGGAATTCGTGTCCGAAGAGCTGTCCAAGTCGGACCGCCCGGAACTGACCGCTGCCAAGATCGTCATCTCCGGCGGTCGCGGCATGCAGTCGGGTGACAATTTCCACCTGCTCGACTCGATCGCCGACAAGCTGGGCGCCGCGGTTGGCGCCTCGCGCGCGGCCGTCGACGCCGGCTATGTCCCGAACGACTACCAGGTCGGCCAGACCGGCAAGGTCGTCGCCCCCGAGCTCTACATCGCCGTCGGCATTTCCGGTGCCATCCAGCACCTCGCCGGCATGAAAGACTCTAAGGTCATCGTCGCCATCAACAAGGACGAGGAAGCCCCGATCTTCCAGGTCGCCGATTACGGCTTGGTCGCTGACCTCTTCAACGCCCTGCCCGAGCTCGACGCAGCCCTCGGCTGA
- a CDS encoding serine hydrolase domain-containing protein, translating into MFATLAAAALLLAQPLAPTPATAPDLDAIAETTLEASGAPGVAVMRVVDGEVAIGVAGLRALGSEASIDAGDLWHMGSNSKAMTATLIARLVEQDVVGWDDTIGQHLAAVIPDMDPAYRDLTFRHLLSHRAGITPNVGMIAMIQFNVQGANGDPMPPQRIDYATRVLTQSPAATPETEFLYSNAGYVVAAAMIEQATGDSWETLITREVFEPLGMDSAGFGPPGSADVVDQPRGHRGGLFGRRAMEPGPMADNPPVMGPGATVHVSLQDLARFLEAHLAGARGDETGYLTAESWQTLHTPPFGGDYAMGWGFNGTQLLHAGSNTMWFVQMVIEPPTGRAYVVAFNDGRINALQGPTRDAIIAMAR; encoded by the coding sequence ATGTTTGCCACTCTCGCGGCCGCCGCCTTGCTGCTGGCCCAGCCGCTGGCGCCGACGCCCGCAACAGCGCCCGATCTCGATGCGATCGCCGAAACCACGCTGGAGGCGTCCGGCGCTCCGGGGGTTGCCGTCATGCGCGTGGTGGATGGCGAGGTCGCAATCGGCGTCGCCGGTCTGCGCGCGCTTGGCAGCGAGGCGTCCATCGATGCTGGCGATCTCTGGCATATGGGGTCGAACTCGAAAGCCATGACGGCTACCCTGATCGCCCGCCTGGTCGAACAGGATGTGGTCGGCTGGGATGACACGATCGGTCAGCACCTCGCGGCCGTCATCCCGGATATGGATCCGGCCTATCGCGATCTGACCTTCCGTCACCTGCTCTCGCACCGGGCCGGGATCACACCGAATGTCGGCATGATCGCCATGATCCAGTTCAACGTGCAGGGCGCCAATGGCGACCCGATGCCGCCGCAGCGTATCGACTATGCGACCCGGGTCCTGACCCAGTCGCCTGCGGCCACGCCGGAAACCGAGTTTCTCTATTCCAATGCCGGCTATGTGGTTGCCGCGGCGATGATCGAGCAGGCCACCGGTGACAGCTGGGAAACCCTGATCACGCGCGAGGTCTTCGAGCCGCTGGGGATGGACAGCGCCGGTTTCGGACCGCCGGGCTCGGCCGATGTCGTCGATCAGCCGCGCGGTCATCGTGGCGGCCTGTTCGGACGCCGGGCGATGGAGCCGGGGCCGATGGCGGACAATCCGCCGGTGATGGGGCCGGGCGCGACCGTGCATGTGTCCTTGCAGGACCTGGCGCGTTTCCTCGAGGCGCACCTGGCTGGCGCACGCGGTGATGAGACCGGCTATCTGACGGCCGAGAGCTGGCAGACCCTGCATACACCGCCCTTTGGCGGCGATTACGCCATGGGCTGGGGTTTCAACGGTACCCAGCTGCTGCATGCCGGATCGAACACGATGTGGTTCGTGCAGATGGTCATCGAGCCGCCGACGGGCCGCGCCTACGTGGTCGCGTTCAATGATGGCCGGATCAATGCGCTGCAGGGTCCGACCCGTGACGCCATTATCGCCATGGCCCGCTAG
- a CDS encoding electron transfer flavoprotein subunit beta/FixA family protein yields the protein MKVLVPVKRVVDYNVKVRVKPDQSGVDLANVKMSMNPFCEIAVEEAIRLKEKGVAEEIVVVSIGPAQAQETIRTALAMGADRGILIQTDDAVEPLAIAKLLKAVVDEESPELVLLGKQAIDGDNNQTGQMLAALLDWPQGTFASEVEIADGKAKVTREIDGGLQTLSLEMPAIITTDLRLNEPRYASLPNIMKAKRKPIDTKAPADYGVDTAPRLTIVKVTEPPKREAGIKVESVAELVDKLKNEAGVI from the coding sequence ATGAAGGTTCTCGTCCCCGTCAAACGGGTCGTCGATTACAACGTGAAGGTCCGCGTGAAACCCGATCAGTCGGGCGTCGACCTCGCGAATGTCAAAATGTCCATGAATCCGTTCTGCGAGATTGCGGTCGAAGAAGCGATCCGTCTCAAGGAAAAGGGCGTCGCGGAAGAGATCGTCGTGGTCTCCATCGGGCCAGCGCAGGCCCAGGAGACGATCCGGACGGCCCTGGCCATGGGCGCCGATCGCGGCATCCTGATCCAGACTGATGATGCGGTTGAGCCACTCGCCATCGCCAAGCTGCTCAAGGCTGTCGTCGACGAGGAGAGCCCTGAACTCGTCCTGCTCGGCAAGCAGGCCATTGACGGCGACAACAACCAGACCGGTCAGATGCTCGCAGCCTTGCTCGACTGGCCGCAAGGCACGTTCGCGTCGGAAGTCGAGATTGCCGACGGCAAGGCCAAGGTCACACGTGAAATCGACGGCGGTCTGCAGACCCTGTCGCTGGAAATGCCGGCCATCATCACCACCGACCTGCGCCTCAACGAGCCACGCTACGCTTCGCTGCCGAACATCATGAAGGCCAAGCGCAAGCCGATCGACACCAAGGCTCCGGCCGATTACGGCGTCGACACGGCCCCGCGCCTGACCATCGTCAAGGTCACCGAGCCGCCCAAGCGCGAAGCCGGTATCAAGGTGGAGAGCGTCGCCGAACTGGTCGACAAGCTGAAAAATGAAGCGGGAGTGATCTGA